From a single Catenulispora sp. EB89 genomic region:
- a CDS encoding phosphocholine-specific phospholipase C codes for MSPLSRRKFLSASAAAAAGAAFLPETLRTAMAATAGMSGSLSDIGHIVILMQENRSFDHYFGTLAGVRGFSDTSPYVFQNGTTVSTQPNGSKTILPWHLNTATTSAQCVPDLDHGWSGTHNAWASGSYNGWVAAKGVETMGYYTRADIPFQYALADAFTICDGYHCSVMGPTNPNRLYLWTGMIDPNGTGGGPVTDNSEAGYTWTTYPERLQAAGITWKVYQETDNYDDNALAWFNQYKNAATSSPLYQRGMVKSTDSVAEFQADVTNGTLPQVSWIVAPAGKSEHPNYAPALGADYVSKMLTALASNLDVWSKTVFILNYDENDGFFDHVVPPTPPAGTADEFVGGLPIGLGIRVPQIVISPWSQGGWVDSTIYDHTSTIRLVEAWTGVQEPNISAWRRAVCGDLTTALNFASTTTTFPSLPATGPLVTAANNQCSTLPTPTPPATQSMPTQESGTKGQRATLYQPNVTGRYDLAAGRFWTDFSNAGAQAVPLQAYTTAYRTFANWQYLVSPNSTSSDYWSAQSVSAGKYSLDVHGPNGFLRTFVGDLTTISNASLAHLEVKPSYDTANNALVLTMTNTGTASAVITVKANHFITGGPWTFTVGGGATVTHSWSTAGGWYDLTATANVGDNFLRRFAGKIETGQPAAPGTSGGGGGTPAVLDRTGWTVKYVDSQETAGENGAATNAIDGSTSTYWHTQWYNVSPNPPCPHEIQLDMTASHSVSGFTYLPRQDGSNHGWVGQYEFYVSADGTNWGTAVATGTFANDNTLKTVNFTAATGRYVRFRALTEVNGNPWTSCAELNVIGI; via the coding sequence ATGTCTCCCCTTTCCAGACGCAAGTTCCTGTCCGCTTCCGCGGCGGCTGCCGCCGGTGCGGCCTTCCTGCCGGAAACGCTGCGCACCGCCATGGCCGCCACCGCGGGCATGTCCGGCTCGCTCAGCGACATCGGCCACATCGTGATCCTGATGCAGGAGAACCGCAGCTTCGACCACTACTTCGGCACCCTGGCCGGAGTCCGCGGGTTCAGCGACACCTCGCCGTACGTGTTCCAGAACGGCACCACGGTCTCCACCCAGCCCAACGGCAGCAAGACCATCCTGCCGTGGCACCTGAACACCGCGACCACCAGCGCGCAGTGCGTCCCTGATCTTGATCATGGCTGGAGCGGCACGCATAACGCCTGGGCCAGCGGCTCCTACAACGGCTGGGTCGCGGCCAAGGGCGTCGAGACCATGGGTTACTACACCCGGGCCGACATCCCGTTCCAGTACGCCCTCGCCGACGCCTTCACCATCTGCGACGGCTACCACTGCTCCGTCATGGGCCCGACCAACCCGAACCGGCTCTACCTGTGGACCGGGATGATCGACCCCAACGGCACCGGCGGCGGCCCCGTCACGGACAACTCCGAGGCCGGATACACCTGGACCACCTACCCGGAGCGGCTGCAGGCCGCGGGCATCACCTGGAAGGTGTACCAGGAGACCGACAACTACGACGACAACGCGCTGGCCTGGTTCAACCAGTACAAGAACGCCGCGACCAGCAGCCCGCTCTACCAGCGCGGCATGGTGAAGTCCACGGACTCGGTCGCGGAGTTCCAGGCCGACGTCACCAACGGCACCCTGCCGCAGGTCTCCTGGATCGTCGCCCCGGCCGGCAAGTCCGAGCACCCCAACTACGCCCCCGCCCTGGGCGCGGACTACGTCTCGAAGATGCTCACCGCACTGGCGTCGAACCTGGACGTGTGGTCCAAGACCGTCTTCATCCTCAACTACGACGAGAACGACGGCTTCTTCGACCACGTCGTCCCGCCGACCCCGCCGGCCGGCACGGCCGACGAGTTCGTCGGCGGCCTGCCGATCGGCCTGGGCATCCGGGTCCCGCAGATCGTGATCTCGCCCTGGTCGCAGGGCGGCTGGGTGGACTCCACGATCTACGACCACACCTCCACGATCCGGCTGGTCGAGGCCTGGACCGGGGTGCAGGAGCCGAACATCTCGGCGTGGCGGCGCGCGGTCTGCGGCGACCTCACCACCGCGCTGAACTTCGCCAGCACGACCACCACGTTCCCCAGCCTGCCGGCCACCGGCCCGCTGGTGACCGCGGCGAACAACCAGTGCTCGACGCTGCCGACCCCGACCCCGCCGGCCACGCAGAGCATGCCGACCCAGGAGTCCGGCACGAAGGGCCAGCGCGCCACGCTCTACCAGCCGAACGTCACCGGCCGCTACGACCTGGCCGCCGGCCGGTTCTGGACGGACTTCTCCAACGCCGGCGCGCAGGCCGTCCCGCTGCAGGCCTACACCACGGCCTACCGGACCTTCGCGAACTGGCAGTACCTCGTCTCGCCGAACTCCACGTCCTCCGACTACTGGAGCGCGCAGAGTGTCAGCGCCGGCAAGTACTCCCTCGACGTGCACGGCCCCAACGGCTTCCTGCGCACCTTCGTCGGCGACCTGACGACCATCAGCAACGCCTCGCTGGCGCACCTGGAAGTGAAGCCGAGCTACGACACCGCGAACAACGCGCTGGTGCTGACGATGACCAACACCGGCACCGCCTCCGCGGTGATCACCGTCAAGGCGAACCACTTCATCACCGGCGGGCCCTGGACCTTCACGGTCGGCGGCGGCGCGACCGTCACCCACTCCTGGTCCACGGCCGGCGGGTGGTACGACCTGACCGCCACCGCGAACGTCGGCGACAACTTCCTGCGCCGGTTCGCCGGGAAGATCGAGACCGGCCAGCCCGCGGCGCCCGGCACCAGCGGCGGGGGCGGCGGCACGCCGGCCGTCCTGGACCGGACCGGCTGGACGGTGAAGTACGTCGACAGCCAGGAGACGGCCGGCGAGAACGGCGCGGCGACCAACGCTATAGACGGCAGCACCTCTACGTACTGGCACACGCAGTGGTACAACGTCTCGCCGAACCCGCCGTGCCCGCACGAGATCCAGCTCGACATGACCGCCTCGCACTCCGTGTCCGGCTTCACGTACCTGCCGCGGCAGGACGGGAGCAACCACGGCTGGGTCGGCCAGTACGAGTTCTACGTCAGCGCCGACGGCACCAACTGGGGCACTGCGGTGGCGACCGGCACCTTTGCGAACGACAACACCCTGAAGACGGTGAACTTCACCGCCGCGACCGGTCGCTACGTACGCTTCCGCGCGCTGACGGAGGTCAACGGGAACCCGTGGACCTCCTGTGCGGAGCTGAACGTTATAGGGATCTGA
- a CDS encoding N-acetyltransferase family protein has product MAYTVRRTTADEWRDFRELRLEALLDSPTNFGQTHEQALAIPDEEWQERARINATSAEMAFYVAVDDATGRLVGMWSAAPHFNRPGSWIVLGVYVRPEARGTDVARRLNRAVIDFARTTEAKELVLLVRDDNERGRRFYEREGFVLTGGSQPHNLDPSHDLIEMRYESFR; this is encoded by the coding sequence ATGGCTTACACCGTGCGCCGCACCACTGCGGATGAGTGGCGGGATTTCAGGGAGCTGCGCTTGGAAGCGCTGCTTGATTCGCCGACCAACTTCGGCCAGACCCACGAGCAGGCCCTAGCCATTCCGGATGAGGAGTGGCAGGAGCGCGCGCGGATCAACGCCACGTCCGCTGAGATGGCCTTCTACGTCGCCGTCGACGACGCGACCGGCCGGCTCGTCGGCATGTGGAGCGCGGCGCCGCACTTCAACCGTCCGGGCTCGTGGATCGTCCTCGGCGTGTACGTCCGTCCCGAGGCGCGCGGAACCGACGTCGCGCGCCGCCTGAACCGGGCCGTCATCGACTTCGCGCGCACCACGGAGGCCAAGGAACTCGTCCTGCTGGTCCGGGACGACAACGAGCGCGGCCGCCGCTTCTACGAACGGGAGGGGTTCGTGCTGACCGGCGGTTCTCAGCCGCACAACCTCGACCCCTCCCACGACCTTATAGAGATGCGCTACGAGTCCTTCCGGTAG
- a CDS encoding MFS transporter, whose amino-acid sequence MVAKHYAAIFRAPGSKGFSSAAFVGRLPLSMLGLGIILMIKESTGKYALAGVVSGTMALVQAFFGPFLARLIDRRGQAEVGFPSLAVSTAALISLMLCVRFKEPTWSWFASAALAGAFMPNVGALVRARWTKLYTGTPSLHTAYSFEAVMDEVVFMIGPILVTFLTLEVHHEAGVGLATGFLAVGTSAFLIQRRSQPPPHPPEHHTGPAAIAIPGMRVVLVCAIAIGLMFGSIEVVTVAFAEEHGHSDWAGLLLAVYAGGSFIAGLIFGATHWDAPLAKRALILLTAVLVTSTPMTLAPNIGVLALVLLLAGFAISPTLITLVALVEYLVPAARLTEGMVIETTGAAVGITAGSAVSGWLIDRSGAHTAYLVPVAGSALALLTALLGSRWLRPGDPAIE is encoded by the coding sequence ATGGTGGCCAAGCACTACGCCGCGATCTTCAGGGCGCCGGGGTCGAAGGGCTTCTCCTCCGCCGCGTTCGTGGGCCGGCTGCCGCTGTCGATGCTCGGCCTGGGCATCATTCTGATGATCAAGGAGTCGACCGGGAAGTACGCGCTGGCCGGCGTGGTCTCCGGGACGATGGCGCTGGTGCAGGCGTTCTTCGGGCCGTTCCTGGCCCGGCTGATCGACCGGCGGGGACAGGCCGAGGTCGGGTTCCCGTCGCTGGCCGTCTCCACCGCCGCGTTGATCTCGCTCATGCTCTGCGTGCGTTTCAAGGAGCCGACCTGGTCGTGGTTCGCCTCGGCCGCGCTCGCCGGGGCGTTCATGCCGAACGTCGGGGCGCTGGTGCGGGCCCGCTGGACCAAGCTCTACACCGGCACGCCGTCCCTGCACACCGCCTACTCCTTCGAGGCGGTCATGGACGAGGTCGTCTTCATGATCGGGCCGATCCTGGTCACCTTCCTGACCCTGGAGGTGCACCACGAGGCCGGCGTCGGCCTGGCCACCGGATTCCTGGCGGTCGGTACCTCGGCGTTCCTGATCCAGCGCCGCAGCCAGCCGCCGCCGCATCCGCCGGAGCACCACACGGGACCTGCGGCCATCGCGATCCCCGGCATGCGCGTGGTGCTGGTCTGCGCAATCGCGATCGGCCTGATGTTCGGCTCGATCGAGGTGGTGACCGTGGCCTTCGCCGAGGAGCACGGGCACAGCGACTGGGCCGGGCTGCTGCTGGCGGTCTACGCCGGCGGCAGCTTCATCGCCGGTCTGATATTCGGTGCGACGCACTGGGACGCCCCGCTGGCCAAGCGGGCCCTGATCCTGCTGACCGCGGTGCTGGTCACCTCGACGCCGATGACGCTGGCGCCGAACATCGGCGTGCTGGCCCTGGTGCTGCTGCTGGCCGGGTTCGCCATCTCCCCGACCCTGATCACGCTGGTCGCGCTGGTCGAGTACCTGGTCCCGGCGGCCCGGCTGACCGAGGGCATGGTGATCGAGACCACCGGGGCGGCCGTCGGGATCACCGCCGGGTCGGCGGTCTCGGGCTGGCTCATCGACCGTTCCGGGGCGCACACCGCATATCTGGTCCCAGTGGCAGGAAGCGCCCTCGCCCTCTTGACTGCGCTGCTCGGCTCGCGTTGGCTACGTCCGGGGGATCCGGCGATCGAGTGA
- a CDS encoding D-arabinono-1,4-lactone oxidase, which yields MAGANEWSNWAGNQTAKAAKVVTPRSASEVVEILRTADDDGMTVKAVGSGHSFTPAAVTDGILVKPDGLTRLKQIDREAGLVTVESGMPLHQLNALLAENGMALTNMGDIQVQTVAGAIGTGTHGTGRVSGSIAAQVAALELVLANGEIVICSPTENAELFQAARLGVGAIGYVTAVTFRTEPSFLLTAREEPMKLDAVLDGFDDLADGNEHFEFYWFPYTTSTNIKRNNRSSGPAAPLSGFRHWVDDEFLSNSVFGAAQRLARTAPRLTRTVSKVSGSALSARTYTDRSDKVFTSPRRVKFVEMEYAVPRTAFVAAFREVTQLINNSTWNVNFPIEVRVVPGDDLWLSTAHGRDTAYIACHMYQGTRFEEYFKAVEQVLVGHEGRPHWGKMHTRDAEYLGKAYPRFEDFLGVRDRVDPKRLFANEYTRRVFGD from the coding sequence GTGGCGGGCGCGAACGAGTGGTCCAACTGGGCCGGCAACCAGACGGCGAAGGCGGCCAAGGTGGTCACCCCGCGATCCGCCTCCGAGGTCGTCGAGATCCTGCGCACCGCCGATGACGACGGGATGACGGTCAAGGCCGTCGGCTCCGGCCACTCCTTCACCCCGGCCGCGGTGACCGACGGGATCCTGGTCAAGCCGGACGGCCTGACCCGCCTGAAGCAGATCGACCGGGAAGCCGGACTGGTCACCGTCGAGTCCGGGATGCCGCTGCACCAGCTCAACGCGCTGCTGGCGGAGAACGGCATGGCGCTCACCAATATGGGTGATATCCAGGTGCAGACCGTCGCTGGCGCGATCGGCACCGGCACGCACGGCACCGGCCGTGTCTCCGGCTCGATCGCGGCCCAGGTGGCGGCGCTGGAGCTGGTCCTGGCCAACGGCGAGATCGTGATCTGCTCCCCGACCGAGAACGCCGAGCTGTTCCAGGCCGCGCGCCTCGGCGTCGGCGCGATCGGCTACGTGACCGCGGTGACCTTCCGCACCGAGCCGTCGTTCCTGCTCACCGCCCGCGAGGAGCCGATGAAGCTGGACGCGGTCCTGGACGGCTTCGACGACCTGGCCGACGGCAACGAGCACTTCGAGTTCTACTGGTTCCCCTACACGACCAGCACCAACATCAAGCGCAACAACCGGTCCTCGGGCCCGGCGGCCCCGCTGTCCGGCTTCCGGCACTGGGTGGACGACGAGTTCCTGTCGAACTCGGTCTTCGGCGCCGCGCAGCGCCTGGCGCGCACCGCCCCGCGGCTGACCAGGACGGTCTCGAAGGTCTCCGGCTCGGCGCTGTCCGCCCGCACCTACACTGACCGCTCGGACAAGGTGTTCACCTCGCCGCGGCGCGTGAAGTTCGTGGAGATGGAGTACGCGGTTCCGCGTACCGCGTTCGTGGCGGCCTTCCGCGAGGTCACGCAGCTGATCAACAACTCGACCTGGAACGTGAACTTCCCGATCGAGGTGCGCGTGGTCCCGGGCGACGACCTGTGGCTGTCCACGGCGCACGGCCGCGACACCGCGTACATCGCCTGCCACATGTATCAGGGCACGCGGTTCGAGGAGTACTTCAAGGCCGTCGAGCAGGTGCTCGTCGGGCACGAGGGCCGCCCGCACTGGGGCAAGATGCACACCCGCGACGCCGAGTACCTGGGCAAGGCCTACCCGCGCTTCGAGGACTTCCTCGGGGTGCGCGACCGGGTCGACCCGAAGCGGTTGTTCGCCAACGAGTACACCCGGCGCGTGTTCGGGGACTGA
- a CDS encoding choice-of-anchor A family protein, whose product MTTDQETGTKQRRMAAVLGVSGAALAAAALAAVSAAQGAVGPITGTSPLAPPLGACIGAQCPGTWPMPNNGDFAGRDAAINIFTGVDFSATGRAAEAEGKIVTLGDFTVDKAGGGLFNAGVVGVGSRVPPPDGTDFLTVGGNIDIKSGNRLEVGGSDSKTTAYGDVRYAGTLSGRVDVVAPGKTVHDAQAAAPYTSLRSYIEDRSACAATAVATGTVTVDGPQVTFHGDGSSALQVFDVPGDIGGARAADLVFTGIPAGASVLVNMTGTSPTLNTNTGSGFPGDQLTEMRPRLMWNFPNAAAAEIKGGAQFQGSILGGAPGGTLTISTPGQNGRVYVAGSLVLTNASAGSEIHAYPFDGVLPECGSTPNSSSSTSTTSTSTTSTTSTTSTSSSSSSSSSSSSSSSSSSSSPSEPTVGPSTSTTPSRPTPTTPTTPTGTTTLPTTPSGTYPTASASARKRGLAATGTAFAPLLGLAAAALSVGAGVLGFTSRKKGKHA is encoded by the coding sequence GTGACGACGGATCAGGAAACCGGCACGAAACAGCGGCGCATGGCGGCGGTCCTCGGCGTGTCCGGGGCGGCGCTGGCCGCCGCGGCGCTGGCGGCGGTGAGCGCGGCCCAGGGCGCCGTCGGGCCGATCACCGGGACCTCGCCGCTCGCCCCGCCGCTGGGCGCCTGTATCGGCGCGCAGTGCCCGGGCACGTGGCCGATGCCGAACAACGGGGACTTCGCCGGCCGCGACGCCGCGATCAACATCTTCACCGGCGTGGACTTCTCCGCGACCGGCCGGGCCGCGGAGGCCGAGGGCAAGATCGTGACGCTCGGCGACTTCACCGTGGACAAGGCCGGCGGCGGCCTGTTCAACGCCGGCGTGGTCGGGGTCGGCTCGCGGGTCCCGCCGCCGGACGGTACGGACTTCCTGACGGTCGGCGGGAACATCGACATCAAGAGCGGCAACCGGCTGGAAGTCGGCGGCAGCGACTCCAAGACCACGGCGTACGGGGACGTGCGCTACGCCGGGACGCTGAGCGGCCGGGTGGACGTGGTCGCGCCGGGCAAGACGGTCCACGACGCGCAGGCCGCCGCGCCGTACACGTCGCTGCGGAGCTACATCGAGGACCGCTCCGCCTGCGCCGCCACGGCGGTGGCGACGGGCACCGTCACCGTGGACGGGCCGCAGGTGACGTTCCACGGCGACGGCAGCAGCGCGTTGCAGGTCTTCGACGTGCCCGGGGACATCGGCGGCGCGAGGGCCGCGGACCTGGTGTTCACCGGGATCCCGGCCGGGGCGAGCGTCCTGGTCAACATGACCGGGACCAGCCCGACGCTCAACACCAACACCGGCAGCGGCTTCCCCGGCGACCAGCTGACGGAGATGCGGCCGCGGCTGATGTGGAACTTCCCGAACGCCGCCGCGGCCGAGATCAAGGGCGGCGCGCAGTTCCAGGGGTCGATCCTCGGCGGCGCCCCGGGCGGGACGCTCACCATCTCGACGCCGGGCCAGAACGGCCGGGTGTACGTGGCCGGGAGCCTGGTGCTGACCAACGCCAGCGCCGGGTCGGAGATCCACGCGTACCCGTTCGACGGGGTGCTGCCGGAGTGCGGGTCGACGCCGAACTCGTCCTCGTCGACCTCTACAACCTCCACCTCTACAACCTCCACAACCTCCACGACTTCGACGAGTTCCTCTTCCAGCTCGTCGTCGAGCAGCAGTTCCTCGTCCAGCAGCAGCTCGTCGTCGCCGTCCGAGCCCACAGTGGGACCCTCGACCTCCACCACACCCAGCCGGCCCACTCCCACCACCCCCACCACCCCCACCGGCACGACGACCCTGCCCACCACGCCTTCCGGGACCTACCCGACGGCCTCGGCATCCGCCCGCAAGCGCGGTCTCGCGGCCACCGGCACCGCCTTCGCCCCGCTCCTCGGCCTGGCCGCGGCCGCCCTGTCCGTCGGGGCCGGCGTCCTGGGCTTCACCTCCCGCAAGAAGGGCAAGCACGCCTGA
- a CDS encoding nitrite/sulfite reductase — MTATPSTPARVGRPRQQRGEGQWAKGYFTPLNGNEQTKKDDDGLNVRARIENIYAYRGFDAIDGGDLRGRFRWWGLYTQRRPGIDGGKTGILEPEDLDDKYFMLRVRIDGGRLSLAQLRAIAEVSEKYARGTADVTDRQNIQLHWVRIEDVPAIWKTLEDVGLSTAEACGDVPRVILGSPVAGISSAEIIDGTPAIEEISRRYIGNPEFSNLPRKFKTAISGLQDVVHEINDISFVGVVHPELGPGFDLWVGGGLSTNPHFAKRLNAFVPLEEVPEVWAGVCGIFRDYGYRRLRSRARLKFLVADWGAAKFREVLETEYLKRPLTDGPAPEPAPAYERDHIGVHVQKDGNHYVGFAPRVGRVDGATLAKIADLAEAAGSDRVRTTTEQKLLILDVAQERVEELVSALEALDLQVRPSVFRRSTMACTGIEFCKLAIVETKKSASNLIDELERRLPDFDQPLTINLNGCPNSCARIQVADIGLKGQLVLDENGDQVEGYQVHLGGHLGAQVKEEAESKGTAGADGAFGRKVRGLKVTAAALPDYVERLARRFQEQRTEDETFAQWTARASEADLS, encoded by the coding sequence ATGACCGCCACCCCGTCCACGCCTGCCCGCGTCGGCCGACCCCGCCAGCAGCGCGGCGAGGGCCAGTGGGCCAAAGGCTATTTCACCCCGCTGAACGGCAACGAACAGACCAAGAAGGACGATGACGGCCTGAACGTGCGGGCCCGCATCGAGAACATCTACGCCTACCGCGGGTTCGACGCCATCGACGGCGGCGACCTGCGCGGCCGGTTCCGCTGGTGGGGCCTGTACACCCAGCGCCGCCCCGGCATCGACGGCGGCAAGACCGGCATCCTGGAGCCGGAGGACCTCGACGACAAGTACTTCATGCTCCGGGTGCGCATCGACGGCGGCCGGCTGAGCCTGGCCCAGCTGCGGGCCATCGCCGAGGTCTCGGAGAAGTACGCGCGCGGCACCGCCGACGTCACCGACCGGCAGAACATCCAGCTGCACTGGGTGCGGATCGAGGACGTGCCGGCGATCTGGAAGACGCTGGAGGACGTCGGCCTGAGCACCGCCGAGGCCTGCGGCGACGTCCCGCGCGTGATCCTCGGCTCGCCGGTGGCCGGCATCTCCTCCGCCGAGATCATCGACGGCACCCCGGCGATCGAGGAGATCTCCCGGCGCTACATCGGCAACCCGGAGTTCTCCAACCTCCCGCGCAAGTTCAAGACCGCGATCAGCGGCCTGCAGGACGTGGTCCACGAGATCAACGACATCTCGTTCGTCGGCGTGGTCCACCCCGAGCTCGGCCCGGGCTTCGACCTGTGGGTCGGCGGCGGCCTGTCGACGAACCCGCACTTCGCCAAGCGGCTCAACGCCTTCGTGCCGCTGGAGGAGGTCCCGGAGGTCTGGGCCGGCGTCTGCGGCATCTTCCGCGACTACGGCTACCGCCGCCTGCGCAGCCGCGCGCGCCTGAAGTTCCTGGTCGCGGACTGGGGCGCGGCGAAGTTCCGCGAGGTGCTGGAGACCGAGTACCTCAAGCGTCCGCTGACCGACGGCCCGGCCCCGGAGCCCGCTCCGGCCTACGAGCGCGACCACATCGGCGTGCACGTCCAGAAGGACGGCAACCACTACGTCGGCTTCGCCCCGCGCGTCGGCCGCGTCGACGGCGCGACCCTGGCCAAGATCGCGGACCTGGCCGAGGCCGCCGGCTCGGACCGGGTGCGCACCACCACCGAGCAGAAGCTGCTGATCCTGGACGTGGCCCAGGAGCGGGTCGAGGAGCTGGTCAGCGCCCTGGAGGCGCTGGACCTGCAGGTCCGCCCCTCGGTGTTCCGGCGCTCCACGATGGCCTGCACCGGCATCGAGTTCTGCAAGCTGGCGATCGTGGAGACCAAGAAGAGCGCGTCGAACCTGATCGACGAGCTCGAGCGTCGGCTGCCGGACTTCGACCAGCCGCTGACCATCAACCTGAACGGTTGCCCCAACTCCTGCGCGCGCATCCAGGTCGCCGACATCGGCCTGAAGGGCCAGCTGGTCCTGGACGAGAACGGCGACCAGGTCGAGGGGTACCAGGTGCACCTCGGCGGCCACCTCGGTGCCCAGGTCAAGGAAGAAGCGGAGTCGAAGGGCACGGCGGGCGCGGACGGCGCCTTCGGCCGCAAGGTGCGCGGTCTGAAGGTGACGGCGGCGGCGCTGCCGGACTACGTCGAGCGTCTGGCGCGCCGGTTCCAGGAGCAGCGGACCGAGGACGAGACGTTCGCGCAGTGGACGGCGCGCGCCTCGGAGGCGGATCTGTCGTGA